In one Leptospira yasudae genomic region, the following are encoded:
- a CDS encoding DUF2179 domain-containing protein encodes MELSFPSPGNPIFDYVLLPCFIFCARVTDVSIGTIRVILLTREKKAIAASLGFLEVLLWVIVITQVIKNLNNALCYLAYAGGFATGTFIGMILEEKLAIGYSLLRIISPEHGEEIANRLSKAGYGVTTMNGQGSRGPVKIVFTVLKRKKIRQAMRIVQAVEPDVFYSIENARSTSSAVAEDSPGLLRRGILERILKVRK; translated from the coding sequence ATGGAACTGAGTTTTCCTTCTCCCGGAAATCCTATCTTCGATTACGTTCTTCTTCCCTGTTTTATTTTTTGCGCCCGAGTGACGGACGTTTCGATCGGAACGATTCGAGTCATTCTTCTTACCCGCGAAAAGAAAGCGATCGCGGCTTCTCTCGGATTTTTGGAAGTTCTTCTTTGGGTGATCGTGATCACACAGGTCATCAAGAATTTAAACAACGCCCTTTGTTATCTTGCATACGCCGGCGGTTTCGCTACGGGGACGTTCATCGGAATGATTCTCGAAGAGAAATTGGCGATCGGTTATTCTCTCTTAAGAATCATTTCCCCCGAACACGGCGAGGAAATCGCGAACAGACTTTCCAAAGCGGGTTACGGAGTTACGACCATGAACGGTCAAGGAAGCAGAGGCCCTGTTAAGATCGTCTTTACGGTTTTAAAAAGAAAGAAGATTCGTCAGGCGATGAGAATCGTACAGGCCGTCGAGCCGGACGTATTCTACTCCATAGAAAACGCCCGGAGTACCAGCTCCGCCGTCGCCGAAGATTCTCCAGGACTTCTGCGGAGAGGAAT
- a CDS encoding cellulase family glycosylhydrolase gives MKRTASILVTICFFAYQNCSPSDSKENPIFSLLNTNSNVRSALENGTKPFLSGEGTSNVFHSLEYRNLPESRRISIGEKTYSAKTDPIFVDSLGREANFRGFNISGNTKLVQHEFKPFQNESDAEIAFARLGKTTGSNMIRFTIAWEGVHTAVDTIDYAYLDSVIAQMKKAIALKMYVLVDYHQDLFSRNLFNKNSWYTGNGAPKWVTPAGTYPNEYCGIVCANWSQNNLTNEAIRKGFRNFWNDASFNTSAGTRRMQTEFVWQLGKAAKYIQERLTTEEFDYVLGIDPFNEPVDGGMEGLSPAQWDNQKLWPFYRRIRQELNANGWESKYVYAEPLVFWNTNVGSAIVPPTGGGHLTTLPGPGFVFNSHFYDAGRMGTDLTGIDNATYFKYLDEIRNETRFLKIPVFLSEFGMWLNGVGAKDTPRMISAVYQAMEISDVGQSTKTRYADFYSLLVSGTQWHWDYYYDNHFEYMNGNTSKLITKKDAWNDENFSVVGNYGTTWNVDYRAIQRSYPRRSQGRILSFYYNTLGADSWNNPYAWGGIRPKTNGTAYFSDRRFAILIWKGRNSDAPTEIFIPPHFSAQNLILISDSGIYNKTLSASITNGLNESILIPDPDRMSGSGSLLVSWDDLEAGENEETIHYVLIVDGNGVSYSNEFLAGLQADLNQRILNEKKSPVYLIGKMTYGGYPAQ, from the coding sequence ATGAAAAGAACCGCGTCGATCCTTGTAACGATTTGTTTCTTCGCTTATCAAAATTGTTCTCCCTCCGATTCGAAGGAGAATCCGATTTTTTCTTTGTTGAACACGAATAGCAACGTTAGATCCGCATTGGAAAACGGAACAAAACCGTTTTTATCCGGAGAAGGAACGTCGAACGTCTTTCATTCTTTGGAATATCGGAATCTTCCCGAATCGAGAAGGATTTCCATCGGAGAAAAGACGTATTCAGCCAAAACCGATCCGATCTTTGTGGATTCTTTGGGAAGAGAAGCGAACTTTCGGGGTTTTAATATTTCCGGAAATACGAAACTCGTTCAGCACGAATTCAAACCCTTTCAAAACGAATCGGACGCGGAGATTGCGTTTGCGCGATTGGGAAAAACCACTGGATCGAATATGATCCGTTTTACGATCGCTTGGGAAGGAGTTCACACGGCCGTCGATACGATCGATTACGCGTATCTCGACTCCGTAATCGCTCAAATGAAGAAAGCGATCGCGTTGAAGATGTATGTTCTTGTCGATTACCATCAGGATCTATTCTCCCGAAATCTGTTTAACAAAAACTCGTGGTATACGGGAAACGGAGCGCCGAAATGGGTGACGCCCGCGGGAACGTATCCGAACGAATACTGCGGAATCGTCTGTGCGAATTGGAGTCAGAACAATCTTACCAACGAGGCGATCCGAAAAGGATTTAGGAATTTTTGGAACGACGCCTCGTTTAATACTTCGGCGGGAACGAGAAGAATGCAGACCGAATTCGTTTGGCAATTGGGAAAGGCCGCGAAATACATTCAAGAACGCTTAACTACCGAAGAATTCGATTATGTTCTGGGAATTGATCCGTTCAACGAACCCGTGGACGGAGGAATGGAAGGACTTTCACCAGCACAATGGGACAATCAGAAGTTATGGCCTTTTTACAGAAGAATTCGTCAGGAGCTGAACGCGAACGGATGGGAATCCAAATACGTATATGCGGAACCTCTTGTATTCTGGAATACGAATGTGGGAAGCGCGATCGTTCCTCCCACGGGAGGAGGCCATCTGACTACTTTACCCGGACCCGGCTTTGTGTTTAATTCCCATTTTTACGACGCGGGAAGGATGGGAACGGATCTGACCGGAATCGACAACGCGACGTATTTTAAGTATTTGGACGAGATCCGAAACGAAACTAGGTTCCTGAAAATTCCCGTGTTTTTGAGCGAGTTCGGGATGTGGTTGAACGGAGTCGGCGCCAAAGACACTCCGAGAATGATTTCCGCCGTGTATCAGGCGATGGAAATTTCGGATGTGGGGCAGTCGACTAAGACGCGTTATGCGGATTTTTATTCCCTTTTGGTTTCGGGAACACAATGGCATTGGGATTATTATTACGACAATCATTTCGAATATATGAACGGAAACACGTCCAAGCTGATCACGAAAAAGGACGCTTGGAACGACGAGAATTTTTCGGTGGTCGGAAATTACGGAACGACATGGAACGTGGATTACCGCGCAATTCAAAGGAGTTATCCTAGAAGATCACAGGGAAGAATTTTAAGTTTTTATTATAATACTCTCGGCGCCGATTCTTGGAACAATCCGTATGCCTGGGGAGGAATTCGACCGAAGACAAACGGAACCGCGTATTTTTCCGATCGAAGATTTGCGATTCTGATTTGGAAAGGAAGGAATTCGGACGCGCCCACGGAGATCTTTATTCCTCCGCATTTTTCGGCGCAGAATCTGATTTTGATTTCCGATTCAGGAATTTACAACAAAACCTTGTCCGCATCGATTACGAACGGATTGAACGAATCGATTCTTATCCCCGATCCGGATCGAATGAGCGGTTCCGGTTCTCTTTTGGTTTCTTGGGACGATTTGGAAGCGGGTGAAAATGAGGAAACGATTCATTACGTTTTGATTGTGGATGGGAACGGGGTTTCTTATTCGAACGAGTTTTTGGCGGGACTGCAAGCAGATTTGAACCAAAGAATTTTAAACGAGAAAAAGAGTCCGGTTTATTTGATAGGAAAGATGACGTATGGGGGATATCCCGCGCAGTAG
- the crcB gene encoding fluoride efflux transporter CrcB, with translation MSLERTLLWIGIGGALGSVFRYLLQYWFGTVLGLMLPWGTLTANLLGSFLIGVVYAAFDRFPSFDPQWKFFLASGLCGGFTTFSTFSYETLQMFRTENYMLLFAYILVSVFGGIGLALFGVWVGKSF, from the coding sequence ATGAGTCTTGAAAGAACCTTACTCTGGATCGGAATCGGCGGCGCGCTCGGAAGCGTTTTTCGATATTTGCTTCAATATTGGTTCGGTACGGTCCTCGGCCTTATGCTTCCTTGGGGAACGCTGACCGCGAATCTTCTCGGTTCGTTTCTCATCGGAGTCGTTTATGCGGCTTTTGATCGATTCCCCTCATTCGATCCTCAATGGAAATTCTTTCTTGCTTCCGGTTTGTGCGGAGGGTTTACCACGTTTTCGACGTTCTCCTATGAAACGCTGCAGATGTTTCGAACGGAGAATTACATGCTACTTTTCGCATATATTTTGGTAAGCGTTTTCGGCGGAATCGGGTTGGCTCTGTTCGGGGTTTGGGTGGGAAAAAGTTTTTAA
- a CDS encoding LIC13197/LIC10919/LIC10469 family protein: MQIDPKRFTKREEAIKMWLRKNNQDRLLTKLNGLLNDLPKEEITAKFKLNIEAALIFCRDNKGIRGLDFMWDNHGKNGVCPAYAYGKEHSGNHQILSDTYLAPQGIYFGPKDIPWIETEENYGIDVELEFSIPTDVAINVYMKNILPEITEIAMELNYDVRWTVVESFTDIVQIWNYKIGYDVCNNLIYKNIIKGFENRIPFWITLHAFDRGPVPILVLSKL, translated from the coding sequence ATTCAAATAGATCCTAAAAGATTTACAAAACGCGAAGAAGCGATCAAAATGTGGCTGCGGAAAAATAATCAAGATCGGCTCTTAACAAAATTAAACGGCCTTCTCAATGATCTGCCGAAAGAGGAAATCACGGCAAAATTCAAATTGAATATCGAAGCGGCTCTTATATTTTGCCGGGACAACAAAGGGATCCGAGGGCTAGACTTTATGTGGGACAATCATGGTAAAAATGGTGTCTGCCCTGCATACGCGTACGGAAAAGAACATAGTGGCAATCATCAAATTCTTTCGGACACTTATTTAGCACCTCAAGGTATATATTTTGGCCCCAAGGATATTCCCTGGATCGAAACCGAAGAGAATTACGGAATCGACGTGGAATTGGAATTCTCAATACCGACGGACGTGGCGATCAATGTATATATGAAGAATATACTTCCGGAAATAACCGAAATAGCGATGGAATTAAATTATGACGTTCGATGGACCGTTGTCGAGTCGTTCACCGATATAGTACAAATTTGGAACTATAAAATAGGTTACGATGTCTGCAATAATCTAATTTATAAAAATATAATTAAAGGATTTGAAAATCGAATTCCTTTTTGGATTACTTTACACGCGTTTGACCGGGGACCCGTCCCGATTTTAGTCTTATCGAAACTTTGA
- the prfB gene encoding peptide chain release factor 2: MEVKSAKELKRVSKELQENFINRWKLLNLEQDKDRLKALSEKAEDPDLWNNPEEARIVSQKKNELEKKLTPWFTIQQDILDFPDLVDLTLDEKGENGVGELSTEYNRLQEKFAELELLGALKNPEDIKPAFLNIHPGAGGTESQDWAEMLLRMYMRYFEKKGYQYSLIDIQAGDGAGIKNATLHVIGDFAFGFLKGENGVHRLVRISPFDANKRRHTSFVSVHVSPEIDDDIDIKIEEKDIRVDVYRSSGAGGQHVNTTDSAVRITHIPSGIVVACQNERSQIKNRDTAFKMLKARLYEMEQEKAKEELEKKSGEKKDIAWGSQIRSYVFHPYNLVKDHRTDHETGNVAAVMDGDIEPFILAYLKTL; this comes from the coding sequence ATGGAAGTAAAATCGGCTAAAGAACTCAAACGAGTTTCCAAAGAATTACAAGAGAACTTTATCAACCGCTGGAAACTCTTGAATTTGGAACAGGACAAAGATCGTCTCAAGGCACTCAGCGAAAAGGCGGAAGACCCGGATCTTTGGAACAATCCGGAAGAAGCGAGAATCGTAAGTCAGAAAAAGAACGAACTCGAAAAAAAACTCACTCCTTGGTTCACCATTCAGCAGGATATATTAGATTTTCCTGATTTAGTGGATTTAACCCTCGACGAAAAAGGGGAAAACGGAGTGGGAGAACTTTCCACGGAATACAATCGACTTCAGGAGAAATTCGCCGAACTCGAATTACTGGGCGCCCTGAAAAATCCGGAAGATATAAAACCGGCCTTCTTGAACATTCATCCCGGAGCGGGCGGAACGGAAAGCCAGGATTGGGCCGAAATGCTTCTCAGGATGTATATGCGTTATTTCGAAAAGAAAGGATATCAGTATTCTCTCATAGACATTCAAGCGGGCGACGGCGCGGGAATCAAGAACGCCACCTTACACGTGATAGGCGACTTTGCGTTCGGCTTTCTCAAGGGAGAAAACGGGGTTCATCGTCTCGTGCGGATATCTCCGTTTGACGCCAATAAAAGAAGACATACGTCCTTCGTTTCCGTTCACGTAAGTCCGGAAATCGACGACGACATCGACATCAAGATCGAGGAAAAGGATATCCGCGTCGACGTGTATCGTTCCTCCGGAGCCGGTGGGCAGCACGTCAACACGACCGATTCCGCGGTTCGGATCACTCATATTCCGAGCGGAATCGTAGTCGCGTGTCAGAACGAAAGATCTCAGATCAAAAACAGGGACACCGCGTTTAAGATGTTAAAGGCGAGACTCTACGAGATGGAACAGGAAAAAGCGAAAGAAGAATTGGAAAAGAAGTCGGGCGAAAAAAAGGATATCGCCTGGGGCTCTCAGATTCGAAGCTACGTTTTCCATCCGTACAATCTCGTAAAGGATCATAGAACCGATCACGAAACGGGCAACGTGGCCGCGGTGATGGACGGGGATATAGAGCCGTTCATTCTCGCTTACTTGAAAACGCTTTAA
- the purD gene encoding phosphoribosylamine--glycine ligase, producing MQAKLKVLLIGSGGRESAIAFHLRKSPLLSELKVFPGNGGFPDHEILPSDSLNVLNKESVQSFLKRNPFDFVVVGPEDPLVAGFADWAAELKIPVFGPDSYCAQVEGSKDFAKSLMVEANVPTAEYKTFTEYSSSLNYIESKSVPIVIKADGLAAGKGVTVATTKEMAKDALKEIFEDKKFGTSGNQVVIEEFMDGQEASIFAVSDGDSYFLLPAAQDHKRAFDGDQGPNTGGMGAYCPAPVVTEAILQKVKERIFDRMFETFRKKGHPYRGLLYAGLMISSDGEPRVVEFNCRFGDPETQCVLAMLDGDLLELLYTASTGKIKGVQAAVKKGAAAVVVLAAQGYPDSYEKNIPLNLPETSGQNVYLFHAGTLKKDGKVFSSGGRILGVVAQGADLKSSVTEAYSFLEKIQAPKTFYRKDIGHRAL from the coding sequence TTGCAGGCTAAATTGAAAGTTCTCCTCATCGGTTCCGGAGGAAGAGAAAGCGCGATCGCGTTTCATCTCCGTAAATCTCCGTTGTTAAGCGAATTGAAGGTATTCCCCGGAAACGGCGGTTTCCCCGATCACGAAATTCTTCCTTCCGATTCGTTGAACGTATTGAACAAGGAATCGGTTCAGTCTTTTTTAAAACGAAATCCCTTCGACTTCGTCGTAGTCGGTCCCGAAGACCCTCTCGTAGCGGGATTTGCCGATTGGGCTGCGGAGCTCAAAATCCCCGTATTCGGACCCGATTCCTACTGTGCACAGGTGGAAGGCTCCAAGGACTTCGCGAAATCCCTGATGGTCGAAGCGAACGTTCCCACGGCGGAATACAAAACGTTTACCGAATATTCATCTTCTTTAAACTATATCGAATCCAAATCCGTTCCGATCGTGATCAAAGCCGACGGACTCGCCGCAGGAAAGGGAGTCACCGTCGCGACGACGAAGGAAATGGCGAAAGACGCTCTCAAAGAAATCTTCGAGGATAAGAAATTCGGAACAAGCGGCAATCAAGTCGTCATCGAAGAATTCATGGACGGACAAGAAGCTTCTATCTTTGCGGTTTCCGACGGAGATTCGTATTTTCTTTTACCCGCGGCACAGGATCACAAACGCGCTTTCGACGGAGATCAGGGACCGAATACCGGAGGAATGGGAGCGTATTGTCCCGCTCCTGTCGTAACGGAAGCTATATTACAAAAAGTGAAAGAACGAATCTTTGATCGTATGTTTGAAACGTTCCGTAAAAAAGGTCATCCGTATCGAGGACTTCTTTACGCGGGTTTGATGATTTCTTCGGACGGAGAACCGAGAGTCGTCGAGTTCAACTGCAGATTCGGAGATCCCGAAACGCAGTGCGTGCTCGCGATGCTCGACGGAGATCTATTAGAACTTCTTTATACAGCCTCCACGGGAAAAATAAAAGGCGTTCAAGCGGCGGTTAAAAAAGGCGCGGCGGCGGTTGTAGTCCTCGCAGCGCAAGGATATCCCGATTCTTATGAAAAAAATATTCCACTGAACCTTCCGGAAACATCCGGTCAAAACGTTTATCTTTTTCACGCGGGAACTCTAAAAAAAGATGGAAAAGTTTTTTCATCCGGGGGGAGAATTCTCGGAGTCGTAGCTCAAGGCGCCGATCTAAAGAGTTCGGTGACCGAAGCTTATTCCTTCCTGGAAAAAATCCAGGCTCCCAAAACGTTTTATAGAAAAGACATCGGACACAGAGCCCTTTAA
- a CDS encoding valine--tRNA ligase, with the protein MKKQIGDRYEPKEVENKWISLWEEKKSFVPNPNSKESFSIVIPPPNVTGSLHIGHALNHTIQDILIRIERKKGKSTLWLPGMDHAGIATQMVVERELAKEGKKRTDFTREEFVNKVWEWKAHSGGMITKQQKLLGESVDWSRERFTFDEGLSKAVFKVFKSLYDEGLIYRGERIINWCPASQTAISDLEVEFRETKGKLYHIKYPIHGKKDQFLVVATTRPETMLGDVAVCANPEDTRYASLKDTVLDLPLTDRQIPLLFDSFVDKEFGSGLVKITPAHDANDFEAGQRLGLKPLLVMNPDGTMNSNAGVYEGLDRFDARKKVLADLEAKGLIEKIEDHVHAVGHNSRGGAVIEPYLSTQWFVKIKPLADLAVQAVQTGQVEFVPKMWEKTFFEWMNNIRDWCISRQLWWGHRIPAYHCKTCKHVEVSETPVTTCPSCNSKEVEPDPDVLDTWFSSQLWPFSTMGWPEQTEDLKKYYPTSVLVTGFDIIFFWVSRMIMMGMKFMQAPPFHKVLIHGLVRDKDGKKFSKSVGNVIDPLVMMEKYGTDSFRFFLAATLPEGKDILFDESRLDGYRSFCNKIWNSSRFILMNLEESFVPTGITAEIEKDLEPMDQWILSRFNRCLEEYDKAHSKFHFYEMAAAIYEFIWGDFCDWYIELVKPRAYGKVSPRSAEVAKQVLADVLTRALGLLHPFMPFLTEEVHSVFSDQYITTTPFPEAYPISSDALGVQKLNLLQEMVTKIRVMRSENGVAPDKKCKAIVKSSDDLARSAIAENEVSLLQLARLESIRVDAGYEIQKTDSVSHFTKGEIVLPLEGLIDVAKEKARLEKELQKSELEKEKLEAKLANPGFLSKAAPDVVEKEREKLKTFIDKVEVLKKGIQNLAG; encoded by the coding sequence ATGAAAAAGCAAATAGGCGATCGCTACGAACCGAAAGAAGTAGAGAATAAATGGATTTCACTCTGGGAAGAGAAGAAGTCTTTTGTACCGAATCCGAACTCGAAAGAATCTTTCTCGATAGTCATCCCTCCTCCCAACGTTACGGGATCTTTGCACATCGGACACGCGCTCAATCATACCATTCAAGATATTCTCATCCGTATCGAACGTAAAAAAGGAAAGTCCACTCTTTGGCTTCCCGGTATGGATCACGCGGGAATCGCGACGCAGATGGTCGTCGAACGGGAACTCGCAAAAGAAGGAAAGAAAAGAACGGATTTTACGAGAGAGGAATTCGTAAACAAGGTTTGGGAATGGAAGGCTCATTCCGGAGGAATGATCACCAAGCAACAAAAACTTTTAGGAGAATCCGTCGACTGGTCGAGAGAAAGATTCACGTTCGACGAAGGTCTTTCCAAAGCAGTATTCAAAGTTTTTAAATCACTCTACGACGAAGGTTTGATTTATCGCGGAGAAAGAATCATCAACTGGTGCCCCGCTTCTCAAACCGCGATCTCGGATCTCGAAGTCGAGTTTCGTGAAACCAAGGGAAAACTCTATCATATCAAATATCCGATCCACGGAAAGAAGGATCAGTTCTTAGTCGTAGCTACGACAAGACCCGAAACGATGCTCGGAGACGTCGCCGTTTGTGCGAATCCCGAAGACACGCGTTATGCGTCCTTGAAGGATACGGTTTTAGATCTGCCTCTGACCGACAGACAAATTCCGTTGCTCTTCGATTCTTTCGTGGATAAGGAATTCGGTTCCGGTCTCGTTAAGATCACTCCGGCTCACGACGCGAACGACTTCGAAGCGGGACAAAGACTCGGACTCAAACCTCTTCTCGTGATGAACCCGGACGGAACGATGAACTCGAACGCCGGAGTTTACGAAGGTCTGGATCGTTTCGACGCGCGAAAAAAGGTTCTCGCGGATCTCGAAGCGAAAGGTCTTATCGAAAAAATTGAAGATCACGTTCACGCAGTCGGACACAACTCGAGAGGCGGCGCCGTGATCGAACCGTATCTTTCCACGCAATGGTTCGTAAAGATCAAACCTCTCGCGGACTTGGCGGTGCAGGCGGTTCAAACCGGACAAGTCGAGTTCGTTCCGAAGATGTGGGAAAAAACTTTTTTCGAATGGATGAACAACATTCGCGATTGGTGCATTTCGAGACAACTTTGGTGGGGACACAGAATCCCGGCGTATCATTGTAAAACCTGCAAACACGTGGAAGTTTCGGAAACTCCCGTAACGACCTGCCCTTCCTGCAATTCCAAAGAAGTGGAACCAGATCCGGACGTACTCGACACTTGGTTCTCTTCCCAGCTTTGGCCGTTCTCGACGATGGGTTGGCCGGAACAAACGGAAGACTTAAAGAAATACTATCCTACTTCCGTTCTTGTTACGGGCTTTGACATCATCTTCTTCTGGGTTTCCAGAATGATCATGATGGGAATGAAGTTCATGCAAGCTCCACCATTTCATAAAGTACTCATACACGGTTTGGTACGGGACAAGGACGGCAAAAAATTCTCCAAGTCGGTGGGGAACGTAATCGATCCTCTCGTGATGATGGAGAAATACGGAACGGATTCGTTCCGATTCTTTCTCGCGGCTACCCTTCCCGAGGGAAAGGATATCCTCTTCGACGAATCGCGGTTAGACGGATATCGTTCTTTCTGCAATAAGATCTGGAATTCATCCCGTTTCATCCTGATGAACCTGGAAGAATCATTCGTGCCGACCGGAATCACCGCCGAAATCGAAAAGGATCTAGAACCGATGGATCAGTGGATTCTTTCCCGATTCAATCGTTGTCTTGAAGAATACGACAAAGCGCATTCTAAATTCCATTTTTACGAAATGGCGGCTGCGATCTACGAATTCATCTGGGGCGATTTCTGCGATTGGTATATCGAACTCGTAAAACCGAGAGCATACGGAAAAGTTTCTCCGCGCTCCGCGGAAGTCGCGAAGCAGGTTCTCGCGGACGTATTGACTCGTGCATTAGGACTTTTGCATCCGTTTATGCCATTCTTAACGGAAGAAGTTCATTCAGTGTTCTCCGATCAATACATCACCACGACTCCCTTTCCGGAAGCGTATCCGATTTCTTCGGACGCACTCGGAGTTCAAAAACTCAATCTTCTTCAGGAGATGGTCACGAAAATCCGCGTTATGCGCTCCGAAAACGGAGTTGCGCCGGATAAGAAGTGCAAGGCGATCGTAAAGTCTTCGGACGATCTCGCCCGTTCGGCGATCGCCGAAAACGAAGTTTCACTTTTACAACTCGCGCGTCTTGAATCGATTCGAGTCGATGCGGGATATGAAATCCAGAAAACGGATTCGGTTTCGCATTTCACCAAAGGAGAAATCGTTCTTCCTTTGGAAGGTTTGATCGACGTCGCCAAAGAAAAAGCGCGTTTGGAAAAGGAACTTCAGAAATCCGAACTCGAAAAGGAAAAACTCGAAGCAAAACTTGCCAACCCTGGATTCCTTTCCAAGGCCGCTCCGGACGTGGTCGAAAAAGAAAGGGAAAAACTCAAAACCTTTATCGACAAAGTGGAAGTTCTGAAAAAGGGGATTCAAAATCTTGCAGGCTAA
- a CDS encoding DUF1801 domain-containing protein — protein sequence MYLFSFIPVPTFIISSEILRFIDDQPEIRRERILTIRSWIVETFPEIFESMQNHTPTYRLDDNWISLVSEKNSLSIYLCKSQALTELRKKFPSLIGGKARLTISDADPFPWKEIRSSIRSVLKYKPKSTDRKGGILTKRNSPSKKTALRQNTRSPKK from the coding sequence ATGTATCTCTTCTCATTTATACCCGTTCCTACGTTTATTATATCCTCGGAGATTCTTCGTTTTATCGACGATCAGCCTGAAATTCGCAGGGAAAGAATTCTCACGATCCGTTCCTGGATCGTGGAAACGTTTCCCGAAATTTTCGAATCGATGCAAAACCATACGCCGACATACAGACTCGACGACAATTGGATCTCGCTCGTTTCCGAAAAGAATTCCCTGTCGATCTATCTCTGCAAATCGCAGGCTTTGACCGAACTCAGAAAGAAATTTCCATCCTTGATCGGGGGAAAAGCCCGTTTGACGATAAGCGATGCGGATCCGTTTCCTTGGAAGGAAATACGCAGTTCGATCCGGTCCGTGTTAAAATATAAGCCGAAGTCGACGGATCGAAAGGGTGGAATTCTTACCAAAAGAAATTCTCCCTCTAAAAAAACGGCTTTGCGACAAAATACAAGATCGCCTAAAAAGTAG
- a CDS encoding TetR/AcrR family transcriptional regulator, which produces MEKFAQNKQKGKERRDDILQCARGFFFTKGYDSTSVHDIIDELGIAKGTFYHHFNSKEELLMELIKFMSDELTAQLLSDVNGRNPKNTLDKLKIIHELHFDWVNKNPEMVFFFLKAIYLPENQTLKAKLEKEIFKRDVAFLKDLIAEGQKDGSFSTTMPAEFLAEAIVAMGNVQNEKFAFYMLGFNNIDPDSIYEDSKNSHYLFSSILGIKDPFEFPFPKEELSSAAENLRKFSLQFEKQNQNKNNAKSNPLKSANRKGGKAK; this is translated from the coding sequence ATGGAAAAGTTCGCGCAAAACAAACAAAAGGGAAAGGAACGCAGGGACGACATCCTACAATGCGCGCGCGGCTTCTTCTTCACGAAAGGCTACGACAGCACCTCCGTTCACGACATCATCGACGAACTCGGAATCGCCAAAGGAACTTTTTATCATCATTTCAATTCCAAGGAAGAACTCCTCATGGAATTGATCAAATTCATGAGCGACGAACTCACCGCGCAATTGCTCTCGGATGTCAACGGCCGAAATCCGAAAAACACATTAGATAAACTTAAAATTATTCACGAACTTCATTTCGATTGGGTGAACAAGAATCCGGAGATGGTTTTCTTTTTTCTCAAAGCGATTTATTTACCCGAAAATCAGACTCTAAAAGCGAAACTCGAAAAGGAAATCTTCAAACGCGACGTCGCGTTCCTCAAGGACTTGATTGCGGAAGGACAAAAGGACGGTTCGTTTTCTACGACGATGCCCGCGGAATTCCTAGCGGAAGCCATCGTCGCGATGGGAAACGTGCAGAACGAAAAATTCGCGTTCTATATGCTCGGGTTCAACAATATCGATCCCGATTCGATCTACGAAGACTCGAAAAATTCCCACTATCTCTTCTCTTCCATTTTAGGAATCAAGGACCCTTTCGAGTTTCCGTTTCCAAAAGAAGAATTGAGTTCCGCAGCGGAGAATCTCCGAAAGTTTTCCTTACAATTTGAAAAACAAAATCAGAATAAAAATAACGCGAAATCGAATCCTCTCAAGTCCGCAAACCGTAAAGGAGGAAAGGCGAAATAG